In the genome of bacterium, the window TTAAGTTCCGAGGACAGGCCATTTAAACGATTGGCCATTTGTTCGTTGTGTTCGGCACCTTTGGTGGCATGAATATTTGTTTCGGCAATGCCTTTGATGTTTTTAACAATCTCGGTACTGCCGCTTGCTGCTCCACTCATGTTACGGCTAATCTCATTAGTTGTCACCGTTTGTTCTTCAACAGCACTGGCAATCACGCTTGTGATGTCGTTTACTTTGGAAATTACATCCTTAATTTCCTGTACAGCGCTTACGGCCGCTTCACTGGTAGACTTAATAAGGGAAATTTTTTGTCCAATTTCTTCGGTTGCACTGGCTGTTTGTTTAGCCAATTCCTTTACCTCGTTAGCAACTACGGCAAAACCCTTACCGGCTTCACCGGCACGGGCCGCTTCGATGGTAGCATTTAAGGCTAACAAATTAGTTTGTTCGGCAATAGAGGTAATTACTTTTACCACTTCACCAATTTCAAGGCTGGCTTGTCCTAACTGACCAATGGTTGTATCGGCACCACTTAAAGTGTTTACAGCCGAACTGGTAAGTTTAGCCGCTTCACTTGTGTTTTTGGCAATTTCTTTAACAGTGGCACCCATTTCTTCCATGGAAGAAGCAATCACCTGAATATTACCATCAATCTGTTCGGCAGCACCGGCCACCGAGTTGGATTGGATAGAGGCTTCGTTAAACGTATTTTTCATTGTGTCGCTGCCCGATAATAATTCGTGTGAAGTATTACCTAAAGTAGCAATATTTTGCCCTACATAACCCAGGCTTGCTTTCATGCTACCCAGTAAATTATTGATCGACTGAGCAATTTGAGCCATGGGGTCTTCACCTTCTAAATTAATTTTAACACACAAATTTCCTTGTTCGGCTTTTTTAACCGCGTTGCGGATTAAGGTTACTTTTTCATTTAAACCTTTAAGAGTAGTGTTAAAAGCAGTAGCCATTTGGCCCATTTCGTCTTGGGTATGAAGGTCAATTTTCTGATTAAAATCACCTTTAGAAAGTTTATCTAAGGCACCCAGCATAAGGCTA includes:
- a CDS encoding HAMP domain-containing protein, whose product is MNTLINNMKIKAKLFSLAGIFVAALIGYGVFAYSTMQTVQVNGPLYKQIVQGKDLIADILPPPEYIIESYMTALEMTYATSNEEKTALIDKMATLKKDFDTRHEYWKGDLDEGKMKDTLLNDSFTPAIAFFDLVDAELIPAVKAGDNAKASSIVLEKMKPLYLQHREAINNVVTMSTERNTQVETHANSLIASRTVIMIGAVFCILGLIAFASSLITKQIGHGISLMLGALDKLSKGDFNQKIDLHTQDEMGQMATAFNTTLKGLNEKVTLIRNAVKKAEQGNLCVKINLEGEDPMAQIAQSINNLLGSMKASLGYVGQNIATLGNTSHELLSGSDTMKNTFNEASIQSNSVAGAAEQIDGNIQVIASSMEEMGATVKEIAKNTSEAAKLTSSAVNTLSGADTTIGQLGQASLEIGEVVKVITSIAEQTNLLALNATIEAARAGEAGKGFAVVANEVKELAKQTASATEEIGQKISLIKSTSEAAVSAVQEIKDVISKVNDITSVIASAVEEQTVTTNEISRNMSGAASGSTEIVKNIKGIAETNIHATKGAEHNEQMANRLNGLSSELKALIGKFTFEDRGDATLQ